In a single window of the Oscillatoria sp. FACHB-1407 genome:
- a CDS encoding EI24 domain-containing protein, protein MTNAKGELKPAQGVWGIFAGITYPLRSLGLLITTPQLRGYVLIPIVVNVVVGLTLYTSLLLAGFEAIESVTANLPAWIPNFSAWNLNVPAWLLWLQNLPVWVSQSLDWLAIAFGWLIYAILVVLLLIATGFVLLQFGVLLGAPWYGKLSEELEKLQTGHLPVAESNVLGIFRDVGRAIQYELKKLVITLGIGLPLLFLNFLPGLGTAIATIGGIAIAATIVCLDFLDPALERRRLRFRDKLGVIRRSLPASATFALGCLFLVSVPFLNLLAIPVCVGAGTLFFCDRVLPIAPELKGKKDDKNQLKDQAATGEENQQNS, encoded by the coding sequence GTGACAAACGCCAAAGGGGAGTTAAAGCCAGCCCAAGGGGTCTGGGGGATTTTTGCAGGGATTACCTACCCGCTGCGATCGCTCGGACTATTAATCACCACTCCCCAACTGCGGGGATATGTGCTGATTCCCATCGTCGTGAATGTGGTTGTTGGGTTAACCCTCTACACCAGTTTGCTGTTGGCGGGGTTTGAGGCGATCGAATCGGTCACGGCTAACCTGCCTGCCTGGATTCCCAACTTTTCAGCCTGGAACCTCAACGTCCCTGCCTGGTTGCTGTGGCTGCAAAACCTGCCTGTTTGGGTCAGTCAATCCCTGGACTGGTTGGCGATCGCCTTTGGTTGGTTGATCTACGCCATTCTGGTCGTCCTGTTGCTAATTGCCACCGGGTTTGTGCTGCTGCAATTTGGCGTGTTGTTGGGCGCACCGTGGTATGGCAAGTTGTCGGAGGAATTAGAGAAACTGCAAACGGGGCATCTCCCCGTGGCTGAGTCCAACGTTTTAGGGATCTTTCGCGATGTGGGACGCGCCATTCAGTATGAACTGAAAAAGCTGGTCATTACCCTGGGAATTGGACTACCCCTATTGTTCCTGAATTTCCTTCCTGGATTGGGAACGGCGATCGCCACCATTGGCGGCATTGCGATCGCGGCTACCATTGTCTGTCTCGACTTTCTCGACCCTGCCCTCGAACGTCGTCGCCTCCGCTTTCGAGACAAGCTTGGCGTTATCCGCCGCAGCCTGCCCGCCAGTGCTACCTTTGCCCTCGGTTGCCTGTTTCTAGTTAGCGTTCCCTTCCTCAATCTCCTCGCCATTCCCGTTTGTGTAGGCGCAGGCACTCTGTTCTTTTGCGATCGCGTCCTACCCATCGCCCCGGAGTTAAAGGGAAAGAAGGACGATAAAAATCAACTCAAAGATCAAGCGGCAACGGGAGAGGAGAACCAGCAGAACTCTTGA
- a CDS encoding alpha/beta fold hydrolase — protein sequence MPKRVLHPWHTQLGSQRDWIWRGWQIRYTHLQSLEPTTVETAPLVFLHGFGAALTQWRSNLIPLSQSRTVYALDFLGFGASEKAVTGYNVSLWAEQVYEFWQQFIGKPTIFVGHSLGALVALVAAVNHPEMAKGLVLITLPSSRQELLPQWLQPIVGAIEGMFASPLIINPLFRLIRQPSFIRSVLQKIYTEKTNVTEELVSSFTMPAIDRGAAKVLVRLVKARTRVDFSPDTKTLLPGLKMPVLVLWGDQDKIIPLTWGRQLPALNPNVRLVELAGAGHCSYDESADRVNDEILTWIRTTVETDNVEVLL from the coding sequence ATGCCCAAGCGAGTCCTCCATCCCTGGCACACCCAACTTGGCTCTCAGCGCGATTGGATTTGGCGAGGTTGGCAGATTCGTTATACCCATTTGCAATCGCTCGAACCCACTACCGTTGAAACCGCACCGTTGGTTTTTCTGCATGGGTTTGGAGCAGCTTTAACCCAGTGGCGATCGAACCTGATTCCTTTGAGTCAGTCCCGTACAGTGTATGCCCTCGACTTTCTGGGGTTTGGAGCGTCGGAGAAAGCCGTCACAGGGTATAACGTCAGCTTGTGGGCAGAGCAGGTCTACGAGTTTTGGCAGCAGTTCATCGGCAAACCCACCATCTTTGTCGGTCACTCCTTGGGAGCCTTGGTGGCGTTAGTCGCGGCAGTCAACCATCCAGAGATGGCGAAAGGCTTGGTGCTGATTACACTGCCATCATCGCGTCAGGAGCTATTGCCTCAGTGGTTGCAACCCATTGTTGGGGCGATCGAGGGGATGTTTGCCTCCCCGTTAATTATTAATCCATTATTTCGCTTGATTCGTCAGCCGTCGTTTATTCGATCGGTATTGCAAAAGATCTATACCGAGAAGACTAACGTGACCGAGGAGTTAGTTTCCAGTTTTACGATGCCTGCGATCGATCGCGGAGCCGCGAAGGTACTGGTACGGTTGGTCAAAGCCCGTACCCGGGTTGACTTTAGCCCTGATACAAAAACCCTATTACCGGGTCTTAAAATGCCTGTTTTAGTATTGTGGGGCGACCAGGATAAGATTATTCCCCTGACTTGGGGAAGGCAACTGCCAGCCCTTAACCCCAATGTGAGATTGGTAGAGTTAGCCGGAGCGGGGCATTGCTCTTATGATGAGTCTGCCGATCGCGTCAATGACGAAATCTTGACCTGGATTCGCACCACTGTAGAAACTGACAACGTAGAGGTTTTGCTGTGA
- a CDS encoding WD40 repeat domain-containing serine/threonine-protein kinase, translating to MSLCINPRCPQPDHPANDGSRFCESCGSHLVLQQRYRVLRLLSDKSGFGKVYEAYERSVPKILKVLKENHSTNPKAVELFQQEAEVLSQLYHPGIPLIEPNGYFQFQPKDGTGVLHCIIMEKIDGPNLREWMKQQGNNPISQRQAMNWLQQITEVLHLVHLKNYFHRDIKPDNLMLRSNGQLVLVDFGAAREMTYTYLAQLSGGSTGVTRISSAGYTPPEQEYGQAVPQSDFYALGRTFIYLLTAKLPTDSGIYDSLNNEFRWRDHAPQISSPFADFIDRLVSPRASDRPKNTQDILDELARIAADVGQPAPTPIAPTVIKTFNDSGTVAQASAPKWTQIGSKRWLMGGVAALVVVLGGVGGWQIYQSMAGGSSEAIAITQTLSGHTGELKCLLLGPAGTHLISGSVDATIRIWDATTGQLVQTLEGHTSFINALIVSPNGKNLVSGSADATIRIWDLQTGETIRTLQDSTFINTLDISPDGKTLVSGDADNTIKLWNFATGEELQTLRSHTSPVNSIVFTPDGKNLISGSADSTVKLWDVQTGEVIRTFEGHASPINAVEVSPDGSTVVSASADRTVKVWDRQTGELIHTLQDTSYVNAVVISPDGTTLISSNADGTIKVWDLAEGKLRRTLTGYKDPINFFVVDFNREMMGTGSHSRDIKLWQFELEE from the coding sequence ATGAGCCTTTGCATTAATCCCCGCTGTCCACAACCCGATCATCCTGCTAACGATGGCAGTCGCTTTTGCGAAAGTTGCGGTTCTCATTTGGTGTTGCAGCAGCGATATCGCGTGTTGCGGTTGCTCAGCGATAAAAGCGGGTTTGGCAAAGTCTATGAAGCGTATGAGCGCAGTGTTCCCAAAATTCTCAAAGTGCTGAAAGAGAATCACAGCACCAATCCCAAAGCGGTTGAGTTGTTTCAACAGGAAGCGGAGGTGTTGAGCCAGCTATATCATCCCGGCATTCCTTTGATTGAGCCTAACGGCTACTTCCAGTTTCAGCCGAAGGATGGGACGGGGGTGTTGCATTGCATCATTATGGAGAAAATTGATGGACCTAATCTGCGCGAATGGATGAAGCAGCAGGGCAACAACCCCATCAGCCAACGGCAGGCAATGAATTGGCTGCAACAGATTACCGAAGTGTTGCATCTGGTGCATCTGAAGAATTACTTTCATCGGGATATCAAGCCCGATAACTTGATGTTGCGATCCAACGGACAGTTAGTGCTGGTCGATTTTGGGGCGGCACGAGAGATGACGTATACCTATCTGGCGCAACTTAGCGGCGGTTCAACGGGGGTAACGCGCATCAGTTCAGCGGGTTACACTCCACCTGAGCAGGAGTATGGACAAGCCGTGCCCCAGTCTGACTTTTATGCGTTGGGACGTACTTTTATCTATTTATTAACGGCTAAACTGCCGACGGATAGTGGGATTTATGACTCATTGAACAACGAATTTCGGTGGCGAGATCATGCACCGCAGATTTCCTCTCCGTTTGCTGACTTTATCGATCGCTTGGTATCACCCAGAGCCAGCGATCGCCCCAAAAATACGCAAGATATTCTGGATGAGTTAGCTCGGATTGCCGCTGACGTCGGGCAACCTGCACCCACCCCGATTGCTCCAACGGTGATCAAGACCTTCAATGACTCAGGGACGGTTGCTCAAGCCTCGGCTCCAAAATGGACTCAAATCGGGTCTAAGCGATGGTTGATGGGCGGAGTCGCTGCTCTGGTTGTGGTGTTGGGGGGTGTGGGTGGATGGCAGATTTATCAAAGTATGGCGGGGGGCAGTAGTGAGGCGATCGCCATTACTCAAACCCTTTCAGGTCACACGGGTGAACTCAAGTGTCTCTTATTGGGTCCAGCAGGAACCCATCTGATCAGCGGCAGTGTGGATGCCACCATTCGGATTTGGGATGCCACAACAGGACAGTTGGTGCAGACGCTAGAAGGGCACACTAGCTTCATCAACGCCTTGATCGTCAGCCCAAACGGCAAGAACTTAGTGAGTGGCAGTGCCGATGCCACCATTCGGATTTGGGACTTGCAAACAGGGGAAACGATTCGCACCCTGCAAGACTCCACCTTCATCAATACTCTGGATATCAGCCCCGATGGTAAAACTCTCGTCAGTGGGGATGCCGATAACACCATCAAGCTCTGGAATTTTGCGACGGGCGAGGAGCTACAGACGTTGCGATCGCACACCAGCCCGGTCAATTCCATTGTGTTTACCCCTGACGGCAAGAACTTGATCAGCGGCAGTGCAGACAGCACTGTAAAACTGTGGGATGTGCAGACGGGTGAGGTGATTCGCACATTTGAAGGACACGCTAGCCCGATCAACGCGGTTGAGGTGAGTCCAGATGGCAGTACGGTGGTCAGTGCTAGTGCTGATAGGACTGTAAAAGTTTGGGATCGGCAAACCGGTGAATTGATTCACACGTTGCAAGATACAAGTTACGTCAACGCTGTGGTCATTAGCCCCGATGGCACTACCCTCATCAGTAGCAATGCCGATGGCACCATCAAAGTTTGGGATCTGGCGGAGGGTAAGTTGCGGCGCACCCTGACAGGCTACAAAGACCCGATTAACTTCTTTGTCGTAGATTTTAACCGTGAGATGATGGGCACTGGTAGCCATAGTCGAGATATCAAACTATGGCAGTTTGAATTAGAAGAGTAA